One genomic region from Chlamydia poikilotherma encodes:
- a CDS encoding phospho-sugar mutase, giving the protein MKHLPEKIETLCNPITAKNILTWLSSDFGKNDEDTIAELLENNPQRLEELFGKTLVFGTGGLRSPMGLGTNRINIFTLRRATQGLAQVLKKHNPHPGDSIRVVIGYDTRHHSFDFAQETAKVLAGNKIHALIFEDPEPLALVSFTVRSQQALAGVMITASHNPPDYNGYKVYMASGGQVLPPLDQEIIRASADVEEVLFVDSLEDPYIHFVGEEYEALYTETVHQLQLYPEDNRLSGPAIHVSYSPLHGTGVTMIPRVLKDWNFPMVKLVEKQALPDGSFPTVDLPNPEDSEALTLGIEQMIKNQDDIFIATDPDADRLGVVCLDENRPYIFNGNQIACLLADHILHAWSAHSPLGKEDKVVKSLVTTEMLSAITKFYGGDIVNVGTGFKYIGEKIEDWRNQLERYVFGAEESYGYLYGTHVEDKDAISTSALITEAALQKKLQGKTLREAILDLYETHGYFMNKTVSLSFEPDKESFMKSQIEKLAALDPSTMSLVGDSVVTFENYHQGIGINTTSGTTYKLYLPKMFMLCYYYNSGGKIIVRPSGTEPKIKLYFELVNRYDVVAEKKQEQIQREQESQKKLENFISQFKEKFSSLQAE; this is encoded by the coding sequence ATGAAGCATCTTCCGGAGAAAATAGAAACTCTTTGTAACCCTATAACAGCAAAGAATATCTTGACTTGGCTATCTAGTGATTTTGGTAAAAATGACGAGGATACTATAGCTGAGCTTCTAGAAAACAATCCGCAGCGTCTTGAAGAACTATTTGGGAAAACTCTTGTCTTTGGTACTGGAGGATTGCGTAGTCCTATGGGATTGGGCACCAATAGAATTAATATCTTCACATTGCGACGTGCTACTCAAGGTTTGGCACAAGTATTAAAAAAACATAACCCTCATCCAGGGGATTCTATTCGCGTAGTCATCGGTTATGATACGCGGCATCATTCCTTTGATTTCGCTCAGGAAACTGCGAAAGTTCTCGCGGGTAATAAAATTCATGCGCTTATATTTGAGGATCCTGAACCTCTAGCCTTGGTTTCTTTTACCGTAAGATCTCAACAGGCTTTAGCAGGAGTGATGATTACTGCTTCTCATAATCCTCCAGATTATAATGGCTACAAGGTCTATATGGCTTCAGGAGGGCAAGTATTACCTCCTTTAGATCAGGAGATTATTCGAGCATCAGCAGATGTTGAAGAAGTTTTATTCGTTGATTCTTTAGAAGATCCCTATATTCATTTTGTGGGAGAAGAATATGAGGCTTTATACACCGAAACCGTACACCAATTACAGCTATATCCTGAAGATAATCGTCTTTCAGGACCGGCAATTCACGTAAGCTATTCCCCACTCCATGGAACTGGAGTTACTATGATTCCTCGAGTTTTAAAAGATTGGAATTTTCCTATGGTTAAGCTTGTTGAGAAACAAGCGCTTCCTGATGGAAGTTTTCCTACGGTAGATTTGCCTAATCCTGAAGATTCTGAAGCGCTAACTTTGGGAATTGAGCAAATGATAAAGAATCAGGATGATATTTTTATAGCTACAGACCCTGATGCAGACCGTTTGGGAGTTGTATGCTTGGATGAGAACCGCCCCTATATATTTAATGGAAATCAAATCGCCTGTTTGCTTGCCGATCATATTTTGCATGCTTGGTCAGCTCACTCTCCTTTGGGTAAAGAAGACAAGGTGGTTAAAAGCTTAGTAACTACAGAAATGCTATCGGCAATCACAAAGTTTTATGGTGGCGATATTGTGAATGTAGGGACCGGATTTAAGTATATTGGAGAGAAAATAGAAGATTGGAGAAATCAACTAGAAAGGTATGTGTTTGGCGCTGAAGAATCCTACGGCTATCTCTACGGCACACATGTAGAAGATAAAGATGCTATTAGTACATCAGCATTAATCACAGAGGCTGCTTTGCAGAAAAAACTTCAGGGGAAAACTCTTCGAGAGGCTATTTTAGATTTATATGAGACTCATGGATATTTTATGAATAAAACAGTTTCCTTATCTTTTGAACCAGATAAAGAAAGTTTCATGAAATCGCAAATAGAGAAGTTAGCAGCTCTTGATCCTTCTACTATGTCCTTAGTAGGGGATAGCGTGGTAACATTTGAAAATTATCATCAGGGTATAGGAATTAATACGACCTCGGGGACTACTTATAAACTCTATCTTCCGAAGATGTTCATGTTGTGTTACTACTATAATAGTGGGGGTAAGATTATAGTGCGTCCTTCAGGTACAGAGCCTAAAATAAAATTATATTTTGAGCTTGTAAATCGTTATGATGTGGTAGCAGAAAAGAAACAAGAACAAATCCAAAGAGAACAAGAAAGTCAGAAAAAATTAGAAAATTTTATTTCCCAATTTAAAGAGAAGTTTTCTTCGTTACAGGCCGAATAA
- a CDS encoding superoxide dismutase: protein MTFVPYTLPELPYDYDALEPVISAEIMRLHHQKHHQGYINNLNDALKKLDVAGAQQDLTRLISLEPAIRFNGGGHINHSLFWEMLAPVDRDGGVPPKYGLLKLIEKFWGTFDNFLKEFIEFAAPIQGSGWAWLAFCPQKQELMLHATVNQDPLEATTGKVPLLGVDVWEHAYYLQYKNVRLDYLKAIPRVINWGYIENRFSELTN from the coding sequence ATGACCTTTGTACCCTATACTTTACCTGAATTACCCTATGATTATGATGCTCTAGAACCAGTGATTAGTGCAGAAATTATGCGCTTACATCATCAAAAGCATCATCAAGGTTATATAAATAATTTAAATGATGCTTTGAAAAAATTAGATGTTGCCGGTGCTCAACAAGATCTGACACGTCTTATTTCTTTAGAGCCTGCCATACGTTTTAATGGCGGTGGGCATATCAATCATTCCCTATTTTGGGAAATGTTGGCTCCAGTAGATCGGGATGGAGGTGTGCCTCCAAAATACGGATTGCTCAAGCTAATTGAGAAATTTTGGGGAACTTTCGATAATTTCTTAAAAGAATTTATTGAATTTGCAGCTCCTATTCAAGGATCTGGGTGGGCATGGCTAGCTTTTTGTCCCCAAAAACAGGAACTTATGCTACATGCAACAGTTAACCAAGATCCTCTAGAGGCGACCACTGGTAAGGTACCCCTTCTAGGAGTGGATGTCTGGGAGCATGCTTACTATCTCCAGTATAAAAATGTTAGATTAGATTATTTAAAAGCAATTCCTCGAGTAATTAACTGGGGTTATATTGAAAACAGATTTTCTGAATTAACTAATTAA
- the rnc gene encoding ribonuclease III: MNNLINIKEVEAKLNFTFTQPKLLVTALTHPSYRNETVTITEDSERLEFLGDAVLCLIVTEHLFLLFPSMDEGTLSTARAALINAVSCCQYTDALGLGEYLLIGKGERIQNERGRTSAYANLFEAILGAVYLDGGLAPARQITVPLLPSKKDILPLMLGNPKNRLQQLTQKQLRTLPVYQCAPWTSQQGAPGYHIRVIINDEVWGEGFALSKKEAEKLAAQEALDAHDYEDKNTMDL; the protein is encoded by the coding sequence ATGAATAATCTGATCAACATTAAAGAAGTTGAAGCTAAATTAAATTTTACATTTACTCAACCGAAACTCTTAGTTACTGCTCTCACACATCCTTCTTATAGGAATGAGACTGTGACTATTACCGAAGATAGCGAGCGTTTGGAATTCTTAGGAGACGCCGTGTTATGCTTAATCGTAACCGAACACTTATTCCTATTATTTCCTTCCATGGATGAGGGCACACTGTCCACAGCACGTGCAGCTTTGATAAATGCAGTTTCTTGCTGCCAATATACTGACGCATTAGGATTAGGAGAATACCTACTTATAGGCAAAGGAGAAAGGATTCAAAATGAGCGAGGCAGAACCTCGGCCTATGCCAATTTATTTGAGGCTATTTTAGGAGCTGTCTATCTAGATGGAGGCTTAGCTCCAGCAAGACAAATTACCGTACCTTTGTTGCCCTCAAAAAAGGATATCCTTCCCCTTATGCTTGGAAATCCTAAAAATCGTCTACAACAGCTCACGCAAAAACAATTGCGTACGTTACCTGTATACCAATGCGCCCCGTGGACATCTCAACAAGGTGCCCCTGGTTACCATATTCGGGTAATAATTAATGATGAAGTGTGGGGTGAAGGATTTGCCTTATCGAAAAAAGAAGCCGAAAAACTAGCAGCTCAAGAAGCTTTGGATGCCCATGACTACGAAGATAAAAACACAATGGACTTGTAA
- a CDS encoding stage II sporulation protein M yields MSEPKPIYQSPALNQVEIGKSFLDNNPKIAKAIQATGIVLAILAIVASVFLIMGTPIGLPISMALGGVLLGVGGSMLFTSVNSLAQTMKRAAVEHKRKKILLQEKPEIKPKNETLEGLWPRYDRMVDGFAHLNMEIGKHEKSVLKQIGRKEGLEFIESFDQITSDYLICASLLKGRQTIYSEEDYAQRDDSYPSVGKKNQLLIKLGDSITSRLSKGGGVFSLKMQELSSTMSKVHAGVTLGLVAGGIAAVGVIAAIIPGGILALPMILAAAIGIGLAVLGLSYAIKTILKRSKTNKKQLFKDLQSTIDIKDLKDMTRDQAVLMSMLKVSLQTDQRMTLDNRDFYRHYNEVKDTLEFLNEHLAEMEFRYKHLSKEHQQRATKLERGLSILSDRKNAQEGSDYNPQVPASDQEDLLNDTGGFDELVSKGIDAARRRRQVDRDAVTFIGDYEQHLDDDELRFGSGWSPSGKRALEKMWSAKPPIMNEEDYFILNEDVNKVLSSYRNDIQAMKSDIQKVEQLFIQMQAGKNRLENYSEQIIGIWTDVSSSCHTILNHLVGMQMRLVAFIESGGRVRPNVRNLSKGKTPY; encoded by the coding sequence ATGTCTGAGCCCAAGCCAATATATCAAAGTCCTGCTTTAAATCAGGTAGAGATCGGAAAGTCATTTCTAGATAACAATCCAAAAATTGCTAAGGCTATTCAAGCTACAGGGATAGTGCTAGCTATCTTAGCTATAGTTGCTTCTGTATTTTTGATTATGGGAACACCCATAGGTTTGCCAATTTCTATGGCATTAGGAGGAGTCTTACTTGGAGTTGGCGGCAGTATGCTATTTACTTCTGTGAACTCTTTGGCTCAAACTATGAAGAGGGCCGCTGTTGAGCATAAGCGTAAGAAGATTTTACTCCAGGAAAAGCCTGAAATAAAACCAAAAAATGAAACTTTAGAAGGATTGTGGCCTAGATATGATCGTATGGTTGACGGGTTTGCTCATTTAAATATGGAAATAGGCAAACATGAAAAAAGTGTTCTAAAGCAAATCGGTAGAAAAGAGGGTCTCGAATTTATAGAGAGTTTCGATCAAATCACTAGCGATTACTTAATTTGTGCTAGTTTACTTAAAGGACGTCAGACCATTTATTCCGAAGAGGATTACGCTCAGCGCGATGACAGTTATCCTAGTGTTGGTAAGAAAAATCAATTACTCATTAAATTGGGAGACAGTATCACTTCTAGATTATCTAAGGGTGGTGGGGTCTTTTCTTTAAAGATGCAGGAATTAAGTAGTACGATGTCGAAAGTTCATGCGGGAGTAACTCTAGGTTTAGTGGCCGGAGGTATTGCTGCTGTAGGCGTGATTGCTGCAATCATCCCTGGAGGGATCCTTGCTTTACCGATGATTTTAGCAGCTGCTATAGGAATCGGTCTTGCTGTTTTAGGTTTGTCTTATGCAATAAAAACAATACTAAAGCGATCAAAGACAAATAAAAAACAATTATTTAAAGATCTTCAATCTACGATTGATATTAAAGATCTTAAAGATATGACCAGAGATCAAGCTGTTCTTATGAGCATGCTGAAAGTCTCCTTGCAAACTGATCAGAGGATGACTTTGGATAACAGGGACTTTTATAGGCACTATAACGAAGTGAAAGATACATTAGAGTTCTTAAATGAACATTTAGCAGAGATGGAGTTTAGGTATAAGCACCTAAGTAAAGAACATCAGCAACGAGCTACTAAGTTGGAAAGGGGATTATCTATCCTTTCCGATAGAAAGAATGCTCAAGAAGGTAGTGATTATAATCCTCAGGTACCAGCAAGTGATCAAGAAGATTTATTGAATGATACTGGAGGATTTGATGAATTAGTTTCTAAAGGGATAGATGCTGCTCGACGTAGACGACAAGTCGATAGGGATGCTGTGACATTTATAGGTGATTACGAACAACATTTAGATGATGATGAGTTAAGATTTGGTAGCGGATGGAGTCCCTCAGGTAAACGTGCCCTTGAAAAAATGTGGTCAGCAAAGCCACCAATAATGAATGAGGAGGATTATTTCATTTTAAATGAAGACGTGAATAAAGTGCTTTCCTCTTATCGTAATGATATACAAGCAATGAAGTCGGATATTCAGAAGGTTGAGCAACTCTTTATTCAAATGCAAGCTGGGAAAAATAGACTTGAGAACTACTCAGAACAAATCATAGGTATTTGGACTGATGTAAGTAGCAGTTGCCACACGATTCTTAATCATTTGGTAGGAATGCAAATGCGGCTGGTAGCTTTTATAGAATCTGGGGGGAGAGTCCGTCCTAATGTAAGGAATCTTTCTAAAGGGAAGACTCCCTATTAA
- the dut gene encoding dUTP diphosphatase translates to MTIFCELESGVDLPEYSTEGASGADLRANIEEPVAVLPGQRVLIPTGIKMQIPQGYEVQVRPRSGLALKYGIMVVNSPGTIDADYRGEICIILANFGENTFIIEPKMRIAQAVVAPVVQAKFIVVDQEEGLTTTSRGSRGFGHTGEK, encoded by the coding sequence ATGACTATATTTTGTGAATTAGAATCTGGGGTAGATCTTCCAGAATATTCCACAGAAGGCGCTTCAGGAGCAGATCTTCGAGCTAATATTGAAGAACCTGTTGCTGTGTTGCCGGGCCAACGCGTATTAATTCCTACAGGAATAAAAATGCAAATTCCTCAAGGTTATGAAGTGCAAGTGCGTCCACGCAGTGGTTTGGCTTTGAAATATGGAATTATGGTTGTTAATTCTCCTGGAACAATAGACGCCGATTATCGCGGAGAAATTTGTATTATACTTGCAAATTTTGGAGAGAATACTTTTATTATCGAGCCTAAGATGCGTATTGCTCAAGCTGTAGTTGCTCCTGTAGTCCAAGCAAAGTTTATAGTCGTGGATCAAGAAGAAGGATTAACGACAACATCTCGAGGAAGTAGAGGTTTTGGGCATACCGGAGAGAAGTGA
- a CDS encoding PTS sugar transporter subunit IIA, which translates to MDLKLEELASLLDVSENTVRRWLDQGAIPSYSMNNEHRFNREEIEDWILHNQALVGLEKDEKQEEEFRDLSLKYSLYKAIYRGGIIRDVSVKNKAEALQYASSYIAEKFNLDASVLFEMLTHRENLMSTGIGEGIALPHAKDFLINAYYDVVVPMFLSTSIDFGALDGKPVNVLFFLFASQDKSHLNLINKIVHLGMSLEARSFLTNYPEKEQLLAYIKNWESQIH; encoded by the coding sequence ATGGATTTAAAATTAGAAGAATTAGCTTCTTTATTAGATGTTTCTGAAAATACTGTCCGCCGATGGTTGGATCAAGGCGCTATCCCTAGTTATAGCATGAATAATGAACATAGATTCAATCGAGAAGAAATAGAGGATTGGATCCTACATAATCAAGCTCTAGTAGGATTAGAAAAAGATGAAAAACAAGAAGAAGAGTTTCGGGATCTTTCTCTAAAGTATAGCTTATATAAAGCAATTTATCGTGGAGGAATTATTCGCGATGTATCTGTAAAAAATAAAGCTGAAGCCCTCCAATATGCCTCTTCCTACATAGCAGAGAAATTTAACTTGGACGCTAGTGTGCTTTTCGAGATGCTTACGCATCGTGAAAATCTAATGTCTACAGGTATTGGAGAAGGAATTGCTCTTCCTCACGCTAAAGATTTTTTAATTAATGCCTACTACGATGTCGTTGTTCCTATGTTTTTATCAACAAGCATTGATTTTGGTGCTCTTGATGGTAAGCCAGTGAACGTATTATTTTTCCTTTTTGCTTCGCAAGATAAAAGTCATTTAAATTTAATAAATAAAATCGTGCATCTTGGAATGTCTTTAGAAGCTCGAAGTTTCTTAACAAATTATCCAGAAAAAGAACAACTCCTTGCCTATATTAAGAATTGGGAATCGCAAATCCATTAA
- the radA gene encoding DNA repair protein RadA: MTTKIKTQWTCNECGTNTPKWLGQCPGCLQWNTFIEEITSPSQNGRRFRSQATAVSLNTVELREEERLCIGEPGWDRILGGGAVRGSLTLLGGDPGIGKSTLLLQTSAKFANRGLKVLYVCGEESVTQTSLRARRLKISNANIYLFPETNLDDIKQQVATLNPDILIVDSIQIIFNPALHSSPGSVAQVREVTSELMHIAKQSQITTFIIGHVTKSGEIAGPKVLEHLVDTVLYFEGNSHANYRMIRSVKNRFGPTNELLILSMDADGLKEVTNPSGLFLQEKITETTGSVIIPIIEGSETLLIEMQALASSSPFANPIRKTSGFDQNRFLLLLAVLEKRAQIKFHTADVFLSIAGGLKITEPAADLGAGLAVVSSLYNRLSPQNYTFTGEIGLGGEIRHVTHLERRLKESKLMGFKGAVIPEGQISGLSSEIKDHLDIRGVKTIKDAIRLLH, encoded by the coding sequence ATGACTACGAAGATAAAAACACAATGGACTTGTAATGAATGCGGAACCAATACACCAAAATGGTTAGGTCAATGTCCAGGATGCCTACAATGGAATACATTTATTGAAGAAATCACCTCCCCTTCTCAAAATGGAAGACGTTTTCGATCGCAAGCAACTGCAGTATCTTTGAATACTGTAGAGCTTCGCGAGGAAGAACGTTTATGCATAGGAGAACCGGGCTGGGATCGGATTCTAGGTGGTGGCGCTGTTCGTGGTAGTCTTACTCTATTAGGTGGCGATCCGGGAATTGGAAAATCTACCTTACTTTTACAAACATCAGCAAAATTTGCTAATCGAGGTCTTAAAGTCCTCTATGTCTGTGGAGAGGAATCTGTAACGCAAACCTCTTTAAGAGCACGACGTTTAAAAATTTCCAATGCAAACATCTATCTATTTCCCGAAACAAATCTCGATGATATTAAACAACAAGTAGCAACACTCAACCCTGATATCTTAATCGTCGACTCTATCCAGATCATATTTAATCCTGCATTGCATTCTTCTCCAGGATCTGTAGCTCAAGTACGAGAAGTGACTTCTGAACTGATGCATATTGCTAAACAATCACAGATCACAACTTTTATTATAGGTCATGTAACAAAATCTGGAGAAATTGCTGGTCCTAAAGTACTAGAACACCTTGTAGACACCGTTTTATACTTTGAAGGTAATTCACACGCCAATTATCGTATGATACGCTCTGTGAAAAATCGTTTTGGCCCTACGAATGAATTGCTTATTTTATCTATGGATGCTGACGGATTAAAAGAAGTTACCAATCCTTCTGGTCTCTTTTTACAAGAAAAAATTACAGAAACCACGGGTTCCGTAATTATTCCTATTATCGAAGGATCTGAAACTCTTCTTATCGAAATGCAAGCTTTGGCATCATCTTCTCCATTTGCAAATCCGATTAGAAAAACCTCAGGATTTGATCAGAATCGATTTTTACTACTCTTAGCTGTTCTAGAAAAGCGCGCTCAAATAAAATTCCATACTGCTGATGTTTTTCTATCCATCGCTGGGGGGCTAAAAATTACAGAGCCCGCTGCAGATTTAGGAGCAGGACTCGCAGTAGTGTCATCGCTGTATAATCGCCTTTCTCCTCAAAACTATACGTTTACTGGAGAAATAGGTCTGGGGGGTGAAATTCGTCACGTCACTCATTTAGAAAGACGTCTTAAAGAAAGTAAGCTCATGGGTTTTAAAGGCGCGGTCATTCCGGAAGGACAAATTTCGGGATTATCTTCTGAAATTAAAGATCATTTAGATATTCGAGGGGTGAAAACTATAAAAGATGCTATACGATTGCTACACTGA
- a CDS encoding DUF5070 domain-containing protein produces the protein MRIVLHLEHLRHFHNQGSILFEDLVSADECFALEIKLRHFVESISKNTLDARWRDNIFRTLPEVAALVKKRHLDIFAANLVHRPRLLLVSDFWVFPEDSISEREEDCQLLLSLSGDKVGQGVFFVGPYPTELYFPEKGETALLLAFSSAGIPIS, from the coding sequence ATGAGGATTGTTCTGCATTTAGAACACCTGCGCCATTTTCACAATCAAGGTAGTATATTATTCGAAGATCTGGTCTCTGCGGACGAGTGTTTTGCGCTAGAAATAAAACTAAGACACTTCGTGGAATCCATCTCCAAAAATACACTAGATGCGCGCTGGAGAGACAATATTTTTCGCACCCTTCCTGAAGTGGCAGCTTTGGTTAAAAAGCGACATTTGGATATTTTTGCTGCTAATCTTGTCCACCGACCTAGATTATTATTAGTCAGTGATTTTTGGGTTTTCCCTGAAGATAGCATTAGCGAAAGGGAAGAAGATTGTCAGTTACTCTTATCTCTATCAGGAGATAAGGTAGGTCAGGGAGTCTTTTTTGTTGGACCCTATCCTACGGAGCTTTATTTTCCTGAGAAAGGAGAAACGGCTCTTTTACTTGCTTTTTCTTCCGCAGGAATTCCTATTTCCTAA
- a CDS encoding PTS sugar transporter subunit IIA, translated as MPFYCESQPDFSLFSLLSPNLIMFLNKNSREEILQDLTDLAGAAGLLENKEDFFQALVTRENIMSTGIGMGVAIPHGKLHSCSDFFIAIGIHSQGILWDAIDGALVRLVFLIGGPDNAQADYLKLLSTLTLSLRDESRREKLLQVTTIEEVMNVFLGM; from the coding sequence ATGCCTTTCTATTGTGAGAGTCAACCTGATTTTTCTTTGTTTTCTCTTTTATCCCCCAATCTTATTATGTTTTTGAATAAAAACTCTCGGGAGGAGATTCTGCAAGACCTTACAGATCTTGCAGGTGCCGCAGGCTTGCTTGAGAATAAAGAAGATTTCTTTCAAGCTTTAGTGACTCGTGAAAATATCATGTCTACAGGTATTGGCATGGGAGTGGCAATCCCTCACGGTAAATTACATAGTTGTTCTGATTTTTTTATTGCTATAGGTATCCATTCTCAGGGGATTCTTTGGGATGCAATAGATGGAGCTTTAGTACGTCTAGTATTTTTGATTGGAGGCCCCGATAACGCTCAAGCTGATTATCTCAAGCTGTTATCCACACTGACTCTTTCGCTTAGAGATGAATCTCGACGTGAGAAGTTGCTGCAAGTTACAACGATTGAAGAAGTGATGAATGTGTTTTTAGGAATGTAG
- a CDS encoding hydroxymethylbilane synthase has translation MLYDCYTDPFLSDFCVGRRPLRIASRRSTLAQAQVHECVRLLHSWFPKLWIQIHTANTRGDKDKITPLRLVENSQFFTDAVDKLVLRGNCHLAVHSAKDLPDPSTTSVVAITKGLDSSDLLVYGERYLWKRFPKNPRLGSSSLRRGEMLKTLFPKGQILDIRGTIEERLEQLESGKYDAIVVAKAAVIRLHLKLPYTKVLPPPYHPLQGRLSITAAKNIEAWKKLLLPLNTSNMAQDKLLISI, from the coding sequence ATGCTATACGATTGCTACACTGATCCTTTTCTTTCTGATTTTTGCGTGGGACGACGTCCTTTACGCATAGCTTCTCGAAGATCTACCTTAGCACAAGCTCAAGTACACGAATGTGTTCGTCTTCTTCATTCGTGGTTTCCTAAACTTTGGATTCAGATACACACAGCAAATACTCGTGGAGATAAAGACAAAATCACTCCTCTACGTCTTGTAGAAAATTCACAATTTTTCACAGATGCTGTGGATAAGCTTGTCCTTCGAGGCAACTGCCATCTTGCCGTGCATTCCGCTAAAGACCTACCCGATCCATCGACAACCTCCGTTGTAGCAATAACGAAAGGTTTAGACTCTTCGGACCTTTTAGTGTATGGCGAACGTTACCTTTGGAAACGCTTTCCTAAAAACCCTAGACTCGGGAGCTCTTCTTTGCGTCGGGGAGAAATGCTAAAAACCTTATTTCCTAAAGGACAGATTCTGGATATTCGAGGTACAATAGAAGAGAGACTTGAGCAACTAGAAAGTGGAAAATATGACGCTATTGTTGTTGCCAAAGCGGCTGTTATTAGGTTACACTTAAAATTACCTTATACCAAAGTACTTCCTCCCCCTTACCACCCTCTTCAAGGGCGTCTAAGCATTACTGCGGCAAAAAATATCGAAGCTTGGAAAAAACTTTTACTCCCATTAAACACATCGAATATGGCTCAAGATAAACTCTTAATCTCTATTTAA
- the accD gene encoding acetyl-CoA carboxylase, carboxyltransferase subunit beta has product MRLFSYDKPKIKVQKIKADGFSGWLKCTYCHEMIHANELGQNFNCCPKCSYHYRITAAERIKLLADKDSWRPLYTNLKSQDPLKFVDTDTYPNRLTKARKDNTESEGVLVGVCAIGEHPVALAVMDFNFMAGSMGAVVGEKLTRLVEKAVVSKLPVIIVCASGGARMQESVFSLMQMAKTSAALAKLHEAGLPYISVLTNPTSGGVTASFASLGDVIIAEPKALICFAGPRVVAQVIGEDLPEGAQKSEFLLEHGMIDKVVERKQLKSTLQSLLDYFCAQEYTGGQDKAPRDLSKTLKEIFLLTDDSE; this is encoded by the coding sequence GTGCGTTTATTTTCTTACGACAAACCTAAGATTAAAGTGCAAAAGATAAAGGCTGATGGTTTTAGCGGTTGGTTGAAGTGCACGTATTGTCACGAGATGATTCATGCGAATGAATTGGGACAAAATTTTAATTGTTGTCCCAAATGCTCTTATCATTACCGTATTACCGCGGCCGAGAGGATAAAACTGCTAGCTGATAAAGATTCCTGGCGCCCTCTTTATACAAATCTCAAGTCGCAAGATCCGTTAAAATTTGTTGATACCGACACGTATCCAAATCGTTTAACTAAGGCTAGAAAAGATAATACAGAAAGTGAGGGAGTGCTTGTTGGTGTTTGTGCCATAGGCGAACATCCTGTAGCTTTAGCTGTCATGGATTTCAATTTTATGGCGGGATCCATGGGTGCTGTCGTTGGCGAAAAACTCACACGACTGGTAGAGAAGGCTGTAGTATCAAAGCTTCCCGTAATTATTGTTTGCGCTTCCGGAGGCGCAAGAATGCAAGAATCTGTGTTTTCTTTAATGCAGATGGCGAAAACTTCCGCAGCTTTAGCAAAATTACACGAAGCAGGTCTACCTTACATCTCTGTTTTGACTAATCCTACATCTGGAGGAGTCACAGCCTCTTTTGCTTCTTTAGGCGATGTGATTATTGCAGAACCTAAAGCTCTTATCTGTTTTGCCGGTCCTCGAGTCGTTGCCCAGGTTATAGGTGAAGATCTTCCTGAGGGTGCTCAAAAATCTGAATTTCTTCTCGAACATGGAATGATTGATAAAGTGGTTGAGAGGAAACAATTGAAGAGTACTTTGCAGAGTTTACTTGATTACTTTTGTGCTCAAGAATACACTGGCGGCCAAGACAAAGCACCTAGGGATCTATCTAAGACCCTTAAAGAAATTTTTTTATTGACAGATGACAGTGAATGA